The following are from one region of the Strix uralensis isolate ZFMK-TIS-50842 chromosome 4, bStrUra1, whole genome shotgun sequence genome:
- the MGAT2 gene encoding alpha-1,6-mannosyl-glycoprotein 2-beta-N-acetylglucosaminyltransferase has product MRLRIYKRKVLLLALALALCALALWGTGGGGGRRRQQQQQQRGGTGTTGEPPRVSEPPPPPPRRSAANASAVSPAPPLLPENGTLSYRSLVYRLNFDQPVRNAGRFPARAAAAADVVLVVQVHDRAEHLRLLLESLRRAAGVENVLLVLSHDLWAEELNRLAARVDFCPVLQVFFPFSIQLYPREFPGHDPRDCPRDVGKAAALRLGCINAEYPDSFGHYREARFSQTKHHWWWKLHFVWERVRALREHAGPVLFLEEDHYLAPDFYHVLKKLWALRERECPECQIVSLGTYSPVRGGFAGRADKVEMKTWKSTEHNMGMAFGRDTYQKLIECTDAFCTYDDYNWDWTLQHLTVSCLPKFWKVLVPEIPRIFHTGDCGMHHKKSCRPSTQSAKIDSLLNSNQQYLFPETMSVSKRYSMAPLSPHVKNGGWGDIRDHELCKSYRRLQ; this is encoded by the coding sequence ATGCGGCTGCGGATCTACAAGCGGAAGGTGTTGCTGCTAGCGCTGGCGCTGGCGCTCTGCGCGCTGGCGCTGTGGGGaaccggcggcggcggcgggcggaggcggcagcagcagcagcagcagcggggcggTACCGGTACCACCGGGGAGCCGCCGCGGGTCAGcgagccgcctcctcctcctcctcgccgctcCGCCGCTAACGCCTCGGCTGTAtctccggccccgccgctgctCCCCGAGAACGGGACGCTGAGTTACCGCTCGCTCGTTTACCGACTGAACTTCGACCAACCGGTGCGGAACGCCGGGCGCTTCCCGgcgcgggccgccgccgccgccgacgtggtgctggtggtgcaggTGCACGATCGAGCCGAGCACCTGCGGTTGCTGCTGGAGTcgctgcggcgggcggcgggagtGGAGAACGTGCTGCTGGTGTTGAGCCACGACCTGTGGGCCGAGGAGCTCAACCGGCTGGCGGCACGCGTGGACTTTTGCCCCGtcctgcaggtttttttccccttcagcatCCAGCTCTACCCCCGCGAGTTCCCCGGGCACGACCCCCGCGACTGCCCCCGCGACGTGGGCAAGGCGGCGGCCCTGCGCCTGGGCTGCATCAACGCCGAGTACCCCGATTCCTTCGGGCACTACCGCGAAGCTCGCTTCTCCCAGACCAAGCACCACTGGTGGTGGAAGCTGCATTTCGTCTGGGAGCGGGTACGGGCGCTGCGGGAGCACGCCGGGCCTGTCCTCTTCTTGGAGGAGGATCACTACTTGGCGCCCGATTTCTACCACGTCCTCAAAAAGCTTTGGGCCCTGCGTGAGCGGGAGTGTCCCGAGTGCCAAATCGTTTCCCTGGGCACCTACAGCCCCGTCCGCGGTGGCTTCGCCGGCCGCGCCGACAAGGTGGAGATGAAGACGTGGAAGTCCACCGAGCACAACATGGGCATGGCCTTCGGTAGAGACACCTACCAGAAGCTCATCGAGTGCACGGACGCCTTCTGCACCTACGATGACTACAACTGGGACTGGACTCTGCAGCACTTGACTGTCTCTTGTCTTCCAAAGTTCTGGAAAGTGCTGGTTCCTGAAATCCCCAGGATTTTTCACACGGGGGACTGTGGCATGCACCACAAGAAATCCTGCAGACCGTCCACCCAGAGTGCCAAAATCGACTCTCTCTTGAACAGCAACCAACAGTACCTGTTTCCCGAAACGATGAGTGTCAGTAAAAGGTACTCCATGGCACCCCTTTCCCCTCATGTGAAAAACGGAGGGTGGGGAGACATTAGGGACCACGAACTCTGTAAAAGTTACCGCAGACTTCAGTGA